The Streptomyces sp. P9-A4 genome contains a region encoding:
- a CDS encoding AfsR/SARP family transcriptional regulator: MEIQILGPVGLRLNGHWLTLGSDKERLLLAALALDAGRPVAIGELMERLWDGDPPARARENAHTYVSRIRRRLRAAGTGPDAPSIVGRAHTYTLRTGDGSVDRQRFQHFVDAAFTGDSDTRAVELLSRAEDLWQGEALAGLPGFWAATVRRTLAESRLSAGASRIAAGLRLGRFAEQVGELSALVARSPGDETLVGLLMLAYYGSGRYADALRVHQRARQSLMEEYGALPGAELNLIHQGVLARVPAHELVHGGGTGRTAAPLAPVAGAPATSPPEAPEAPEAPEAPEAPAPAGPPPASEAPAPAGPPPDTQPRRNLPQQPSLVGRRSELQALTSVIAEKGAHGGSVVTVEAVSGMAGVGKTALVVASAHLLAERYPDGQLYIDLRGHSPTQEPLTARAALATLLRLLGAPAFSIPAELEGRTALWRTMLAERRMVIVLDDAIGPEQVGPLLPSGSPSLTIIASRRHLTGIPQALSVPLDALPEEDAIALFRGFAGDERTRDIAETARIVGLCGHLPLAIELVAHRFRARTSWTLTVLAERLARSPERLAEIHSADQEQEMARAFALSYRTLTAQQRTAFRCLGLHPGPEFTAAAASALLGLPLVTTERLLEGLLACHLLREPVPDRFRYHDLLREYAYGLSISEDSEQERRRALARLTAFYVTTADLADRMAYPRRVRPDSPKAPLPTPPPPLPDSAAARSWLAAERVNLLAVEDHARRNGAPGAAARLGGILAGFLQSECHWQDAKKLLRHAVAHWDRTNDNASALCRALTDLCAADASIGDYTEAAAGGERALELARALGDEPAEAEALRVLGTLNWHLGENRKALVLLQKSYAIKSLSGDMWDKARSRNNIAVTMLFLGERGQALAHFCGALEGFREAGDEIASAQTLNNIGELQMQAGELASARHSFEESLSFLEVDGSRYDRATVRRNLAEALTESGEPEAGLVMFGSALSEFRSLGDRKSQAEALVGIGEAHWRLGSAEESGRHLLEALAIAQSIGAAHHEVQALRRLGRADFADGRLAVATDRLRAAVAVAARTHDVDEETSARTLLAEVRLAAGDVDEARMTLREAFELVRNRDHVDAHRIGRLLAEIERIHDGEADAGPIARHAD, translated from the coding sequence GTGGAAATCCAGATTCTCGGACCGGTGGGGCTGCGGCTGAACGGGCACTGGCTGACGCTCGGATCGGACAAGGAACGGCTGTTGCTGGCCGCGCTCGCCCTTGACGCGGGCCGGCCCGTCGCCATCGGCGAGCTGATGGAAAGACTCTGGGACGGCGACCCGCCCGCACGCGCCCGCGAGAACGCGCACACCTATGTCTCGCGCATCCGCCGACGGCTGCGAGCGGCCGGAACGGGACCCGACGCACCCAGCATCGTCGGGAGGGCGCACACCTACACCCTCCGGACCGGTGACGGCTCCGTGGACCGGCAGCGTTTCCAGCACTTCGTCGACGCGGCGTTCACCGGTGACAGTGACACGCGGGCGGTGGAGCTGCTGTCCCGGGCGGAGGATCTGTGGCAGGGCGAAGCACTCGCGGGTCTGCCCGGGTTCTGGGCGGCCACCGTACGGCGAACGCTCGCCGAATCGCGGCTGAGCGCCGGTGCGTCACGCATCGCGGCCGGACTGAGGCTGGGCCGCTTCGCCGAACAGGTCGGCGAGCTATCGGCGCTGGTCGCGCGCTCTCCGGGTGACGAGACCCTGGTCGGGCTGCTGATGCTCGCGTACTACGGCAGCGGACGGTACGCGGACGCGCTCCGGGTCCACCAGCGGGCCCGGCAGTCACTGATGGAGGAGTACGGAGCCCTCCCCGGCGCCGAGTTGAACCTGATCCACCAGGGTGTACTGGCCCGCGTACCGGCACATGAACTCGTACACGGGGGCGGTACGGGGCGAACGGCCGCTCCGCTCGCGCCCGTTGCCGGTGCTCCGGCGACCTCCCCGCCCGAGGCGCCCGAGGCGCCCGAGGCGCCCGAGGCGCCCGAGGCCCCCGCGCCCGCCGGGCCCCCGCCCGCGTCGGAGGCCCCCGCGCCCGCCGGGCCCCCGCCCGATACGCAGCCGCGCCGGAATCTGCCCCAGCAGCCGTCGCTCGTCGGGCGTCGGTCGGAGTTACAGGCCCTGACCTCGGTGATCGCCGAGAAGGGCGCGCACGGGGGATCGGTCGTCACCGTGGAAGCGGTCAGCGGCATGGCGGGGGTCGGCAAGACCGCCCTGGTCGTCGCCAGTGCCCATCTGCTCGCCGAGAGGTACCCGGACGGTCAGCTGTACATCGATCTGCGCGGGCACTCACCCACCCAGGAACCGCTCACCGCGAGGGCGGCGCTGGCGACGCTGCTGAGGCTGCTCGGTGCGCCGGCCTTCTCCATTCCGGCGGAGCTGGAAGGGCGTACGGCCCTGTGGCGGACGATGCTGGCCGAGCGCCGGATGGTCATCGTCCTGGACGACGCGATCGGCCCCGAACAGGTCGGCCCGCTGCTGCCCAGCGGGTCACCGTCCCTGACGATCATCGCCAGCCGCCGGCATCTGACCGGTATCCCCCAAGCGCTGTCGGTCCCGCTCGACGCGCTGCCGGAGGAGGACGCCATCGCGCTCTTCCGCGGCTTCGCGGGGGACGAACGCACCCGCGACATCGCGGAGACCGCGCGGATCGTCGGCCTGTGCGGGCATCTCCCCCTCGCGATCGAGTTGGTGGCGCACAGGTTCCGGGCCCGTACGTCCTGGACGCTGACCGTCCTCGCCGAGCGCCTCGCCCGGAGTCCCGAGCGACTGGCGGAGATCCACAGCGCGGATCAGGAACAGGAGATGGCGCGCGCGTTCGCGCTCTCCTATCGGACTCTCACCGCGCAGCAAAGGACCGCGTTCCGCTGCCTCGGGCTGCATCCCGGACCCGAATTCACCGCCGCCGCGGCATCCGCCCTGCTGGGTCTGCCGCTGGTGACGACGGAGCGACTCCTCGAAGGGCTGCTGGCATGTCACCTGCTCAGAGAGCCCGTACCGGACCGCTTTCGCTACCACGACCTGCTTCGCGAATATGCCTATGGCCTATCCATTTCGGAGGACAGTGAGCAGGAACGCCGCCGGGCCCTTGCCCGCCTGACGGCTTTCTACGTGACGACAGCCGACCTGGCGGATCGCATGGCATATCCCCGCCGCGTACGGCCGGACTCGCCGAAGGCACCCCTGCCGACTCCCCCACCGCCTTTGCCGGACTCCGCCGCCGCGCGGTCCTGGCTGGCCGCGGAACGCGTCAACCTCCTGGCCGTCGAGGACCACGCCCGGCGCAACGGCGCCCCCGGGGCCGCCGCCCGACTCGGCGGCATCCTGGCGGGGTTCCTGCAGTCGGAGTGCCACTGGCAGGACGCGAAGAAGCTCCTGCGGCATGCCGTCGCCCACTGGGACCGCACGAACGACAACGCGTCGGCGCTCTGCCGGGCCCTGACCGACCTCTGCGCGGCCGACGCGAGCATCGGGGACTACACGGAGGCGGCGGCAGGGGGCGAACGGGCGCTGGAGCTCGCGCGGGCGCTGGGCGACGAACCCGCCGAGGCAGAGGCGCTACGCGTACTCGGCACGCTGAACTGGCATCTCGGCGAGAACCGAAAGGCCCTGGTCCTGCTGCAGAAGTCCTACGCCATCAAGTCACTGTCGGGCGATATGTGGGACAAGGCGCGCAGCCGGAACAACATAGCGGTGACGATGCTGTTCCTCGGAGAACGCGGGCAGGCGCTCGCACATTTCTGCGGCGCCCTCGAAGGTTTCCGGGAGGCGGGTGACGAAATCGCATCCGCCCAGACCCTCAACAATATCGGCGAATTACAGATGCAGGCGGGCGAATTGGCGTCGGCCCGCCACTCCTTCGAGGAATCCCTGTCTTTCCTGGAAGTCGACGGAAGCCGATACGACCGTGCGACCGTACGAAGAAATCTGGCCGAAGCCCTCACGGAGTCGGGCGAGCCCGAAGCAGGGCTTGTCATGTTCGGTTCAGCACTTTCGGAATTCCGGTCACTCGGCGACCGGAAGAGCCAGGCCGAGGCCCTGGTGGGGATCGGCGAGGCGCACTGGCGGCTGGGGAGCGCAGAGGAGTCCGGCCGGCACCTCCTCGAAGCACTGGCTATCGCACAGAGCATCGGAGCAGCCCATCACGAGGTCCAGGCGCTGCGCCGCCTCGGGCGCGCGGACTTCGCCGACGGCCGCCTGGCCGTCGCGACGGACCGGCTGCGAGCCGCGGTGGCTGTCGCCGCCCGCACCCATGACGTCGACGAGGAGACCTCCGCCCGGACACTGCTGGCGGAGGTGCGACTCGCGGCGGGGGATGTAGATGAAGCGCGCATGACATTACGCGAGGCATTCGAATTGGTTCGAAATCGAGACCACGTCGACGCGCATAGAATCGGTCGCCTCCTAGCCGAAATCGAACGCATACACGACGGCGAGGCGGATGCCGGTCCCATCGCGCGACACGCGGATTGA